In Ovis canadensis isolate MfBH-ARS-UI-01 breed Bighorn chromosome 23, ARS-UI_OviCan_v2, whole genome shotgun sequence, the DNA window GGAAAGTCTGGGCACTTTGCACGGGCCGGCCGGCGGCGGCAgtggcgggggcggcggcggcgggggcggcgggggcggcggcggaggCCCGGGCCATGAGCCGGAGCTGCtggccagccccagcccccaccacgCGGGCCGCGGCGCCGCCGGCTCGCTGCGGGGCcctccgccgccgcccccgccgccgccgccgccagcgGCGCACCAGGAGCTGGGCACGGCGGCCGCGGCCGCGGCCGCGGCGGCGTCGCGCTCGGCCATGGTCACTAGCATGGCCTCGATCCTGGACGGCGGCGACTACCGGCCCGAGCTGTCCATCCCGCTCCACCACGCCATGAGCATGTCCTGCGACTCGTCCCCGCCCGGCATGGGCATGAGCAACACCTACACCACGCTGACGCCGCTGCAGCCGCTGCCGCCCATCTCCACCGTGTCGGACAAGTTCCACCACCCGCACCACCACCAcccgcaccaccaccaccaccaccaccaccagcagcgcCTCTCGGGCAACGTCAGCGGCAGCTTCACGCTCCTGCGCGACGAGCGCGGGCTCCCGACCATGAACAACCTCTACAGCCCCTACAAGGAGATGCCGGGCATGGGCCAGAGCCTGTCCCCGCTGGCCGCCACCCCGCTGGGCAACGGGCTGGGCGGCCTCCACAACGCGCAGCAGAGCCTGCCCAACTATGGACCCCCAGGCCCCGACAAGATGCTCAGCCCCAACTTCGACGCGCACCACACTGCCATGCTGACCCGCGGCGACCAGCACCTGTCCCGCGGCCTGGGCACCCCGCCCGCGGCCATGATGTCGCACCTCAACGGCCTGCACCACCCGGGCCACGCTCAGTCCCACGGGCCGGTGCTGGCGCCCAGTCGCGAGAGGCCACCCTCGTCGTCTTCGGGGTCGCAGGTGGCCACCTCCGGCCAGCTGGAGGAAATCAACACCAAAGAGGTGGCCCAGCGCATCACCGCCGAGCTGAAGCGCTACAGCATCCCACAGGCGATCTTCGCGCAGAGGGTGTTGTGCCGGTCTCAGGGGACTCTCTCCGACCTGCTCCGGAACCCCAAACCGTGGAGTAAACTCAAATCTGGCAGGGAGACCTTCCGCAGGATGTGGAAGTGGCTGCAGGAGCCCGAGTTCCAGCGCATGTCCGCCTTACGCCTGGCAGGTAAGCGCAGAGGGCCGGCTGGAGTCGGGCTGCCGGCGGCTCTGGTCCCGGGTGCGGGCACTGAGCCTCCCCTCCGGtcccctgcccctctccctccaCGCTTGCCATTTGTTCTCTACTTCATTCCGTCTCCGTTTCCTTGCCCTCCTCTTTTCTCTGTTCTCCCTTACTCTCTCTTTTCTCACTTCCCTGTCTCCCGAGCTTCTTGAGCGACCCCCGTCCCTGTTTTGTTCACACTCTGCTCACCGTGCCAACAACTCTGCCCTCTCTTTCGGACCTTCCCCAGTTGTGGGAGGCGCGAAGAGTGTGTGCGGTGTCCACTAGGAGCCCTCTCTTTCCCAGACTCCCGGGGACGGCGGGGTTGCCTTTATTCAGAACCCTGTGCACTTGAACTCTTGTTCAGACAATACATTGTACTTCTGCCAGCTGCCTGGTCTCCCTATATAGAGGCAATTGGTGGCGAGAGGTAGTGGGCTTTAGAGGAGGAAGAGCTCTCTCTGCTGTCTTTCTCCCCACCGTGTTGGGCAAACTTATTCGGTCACTGACAGGAAGCACAGCCTTGCCCAAGCGGAGAACCGGGGggttgggcggggggggggggggggggtggccgGGATACAACCGCGCTTCCGGAGCCGGTCTCCGGCCTTGACCTCGGCGCGGGGACTTTGTGATGGAAAGAGCGGGCTGGGGCCAGCGCCCGTGTCCCTGCCCACAGTGAGGTTGGGACTGCCACATTCACCGCTCTGGGAGGACAGGAGAGGGGAAACTCGGAGCGGGAAGCGTCCTGCCTTACTGGCCGGCCGCCCTTTGCCCGGCTCCCAGCGTTGGCCGCGATGTGCCGAGGTGTGGCTGGACCGTGGGGACGAGGCTGGGAGCTCGCGGAAAGAGGGTGCTGAGAAATTAAGATGCAGGTTAGTTAACGCCTCTTGGGCGCTGGGCTCCCGGCTCCACCTTTGCATTAAGCGGACGCGGATGGAGCGCTGGGCTCGGCGACGGGGAGGGCCGGCGGCCGGCGGGAGGGGACGGGTGGACGCGCCGGTTACATTGTTCTGGGGCCGGCTTGGGCTCTCTGTGCCTCCTCTAGCGGCCGAGCCGCGAGGTACAGCCCTCTATTGTTCTAGGAGAGCAGAAACCTCCCGTGTGGGCGGCGGGAGCCGAGAGAAAGGCGCAGCCCGGGCTGCGGCTGGCACCCGGGTGCGCGCTTTTGTGCCCCGGCGCGGTGTGCGTGGCGGGTGCGCTGCGCCCCCGGGGACCCTGCCACGGGCCAGGAGGGGCGAAGTGTCCAGGCGCCCCGCCGGGGAGGACGCACGGCCCCCAACTGCAAGCCGGGATTGGGCGGCTTCTTTTGGCCACCTCTCCCGATAGTCAGATTGTCTGGGGAACAATTCGCGGTGGCGGTGATTTACATAGGGGAGCTGGAAGCCCGAAGTTCCGAGCCGCATAAAACGGGCTTCCGGAGCTAGAGCGCAAGCTTCCTCTCCGGCTCCCTGGGGCTTTCCTCGCACCAATGAGTCTGGTTTATGGGGTGCACTGTACCGACGCTGGACAGGGTTGGGGGATGTGACaggcggtggggagggggcgtTTCCACTCTGACAGCCGCCGTCCGCCTTCGCTTGTTGGATTCCAGTCTCTAGTCCGTAACCACCCGCAGTGTCGATCCGAAAAGGTCATGAAAACTAGGTCCGCCACCCCCAGAGCTTCCCCAAGTCGGTGAACTCCAAATAGTTCTGCATGGATCTTGAAACCTTCTTTATCTTTCCCCTAGCTTACTCTTCATCCTCTCCTACCATTTTCTCTGATTGCTCTTGGTCCCTTGAAAAAATTAAGCAGGAAATAGACAGTATCAGTGAAAAATGGACTGGAAACCTACTGAATTCCAAACTGTGTGGTCCCTCTTTGTCTTAGGCCCCCGAGCACGCCCTCAGTCCCTCTCCGAGAGTTCTAGCGAGGACGGGCTTCCTGAGCACAGGCAG includes these proteins:
- the ONECUT2 gene encoding one cut domain family member 2; its protein translation is MKAAYTAYRCLTKDLEGCAMNPELTMESLGTLHGPAGGGSGGGGGGGGGGGGGGGPGHEPELLASPSPHHAGRGAAGSLRGPPPPPPPPPPPAAHQELGTAAAAAAAAASRSAMVTSMASILDGGDYRPELSIPLHHAMSMSCDSSPPGMGMSNTYTTLTPLQPLPPISTVSDKFHHPHHHHPHHHHHHHHQQRLSGNVSGSFTLLRDERGLPTMNNLYSPYKEMPGMGQSLSPLAATPLGNGLGGLHNAQQSLPNYGPPGPDKMLSPNFDAHHTAMLTRGDQHLSRGLGTPPAAMMSHLNGLHHPGHAQSHGPVLAPSRERPPSSSSGSQVATSGQLEEINTKEVAQRITAELKRYSIPQAIFAQRVLCRSQGTLSDLLRNPKPWSKLKSGRETFRRMWKWLQEPEFQRMSALRLAACKRKEQEPNKDRNNSQKKSRLVFTDLQRRTLFAIFKENKRPSKEMQITISQQLGLELTTVSNFFMNARRRSLEKWQDDLSAGGASSTSGTCTKA